The Priestia megaterium NBRC 15308 = ATCC 14581 region TTATTGCGCACTATGCTGTTCATCAAAAGCAGCACCGGTCGGCTAAGGGTTTTTGGTCATACATTATTATGCCACTATTAGGAGCGGCAGCGATTGGCGTTTTATGGCTTAACTTGGAGCGCAATTCATTTTTACTTGGTATTGGCTGGGCGATTGCTGGTTTAGTTTATTTAGTGTATGCAACGAAAGGTTTTAGAAGGCAGCTGTCTTCCATTGAGTTTAAGGAAACAGAAGAAATGTCACCTTTGATGAAAGTCGGAGAAAAGTAAGGATAGAAACTACCTGTTTAAGCCTATCTTATTAAGGAAGCCACATTTATGGATTACGTATTTTGAACGTGTTACTATGTAAGAACGATAAGATAGAAAAAGGTAGGTAAATTATGATTAAAGCAGTTGTGTTTGATTTTGATGGATTAATTATTGATACAGAATCTGTATGGTACGAGGTGTACCGCGAAATGTTAGAAGACAGGGGAGTAGATCTACCGATTGCAACGTTTGCTTCTTATGTAGGAACGGATGCTACGGCACTTTACGATTATTTGCTTCAGCAGTTTAACAATGAGTTCACAAAAGAGGAACTAGCTCAAGAATCGTTAAGACGTCATCAAGAAAAAATGAAATCATTAGTAGCCCGAGAAGGTGTAGCGGAGTACTTGGCAGAAGCAAAAGAACTTGGATTGAAAATTGGTTTAGCAAGCAGCTCATATCGTGACTGGGTAACAGCTTTTTTAAAAGAGCTAGATTTGCTGCACTATTTTGAAGTCATTCAAACGCGCGATGATGTAGAAAAAGTGAAGCCAGATCCCGCTCTTTACCGAAATGCAATTGAAAAGCTAGGAGTAGATCCCTCTGAAGCTTTGGCATTTGAAGATTCTTCTAATGGAGCAAAGGCTGCTATGGCAGCAGGCTTGCGCTGTGTGATTGTACCAAATCCGTTAACTAAACATCTGTCGTTCGAAAGATATCACTTACACATCGAATCGATGAAAGAGAAAAGTTTAAAAGAAGTGATTCAGTATCTTTGTATTGAAGACTAACGCTAAAAGCGCCACATTTTTCAAAAGAAAATGTGGCGCTTTTTTTATTGTTTTACTGCTTCTTCAGTCAAATCAAAAGGATTATCTACAGGGTTATAGACGCCGTCGTAGTGTTTTTTTAACTGTTGCAATAATAAGTCAATAACCTTTAAAGAAATCCTAATTCAGCATTAGTAATAGCTTCATTTATGTTTCATTATAAAGAGAGAAGTTTCGTTGACACCCTGGAAGAATATGTTTTAAGATTACTTCCAAACAGATTTAATTCTTAGTTAATTTATGTATTTAATTAGTTTTGGAGGTTTCTATGGGGAAACATATTTATTTAAATGCGTTTGATATGAATTGTGTTGTACATCAGACACCTGGTTTGTGGACGTACCCAAGTGATCAGGCGGCTGAATATAAAACGTTAGATTACTGGGTGAAGTTAGCTAAGCTATTGGAAAAAGGAAAGTTTGACGGTTTGTTTTTAGCCGATGTATTAGGTATTTATGACGTTTATAGGAAAA contains the following coding sequences:
- a CDS encoding HAD family hydrolase → MKAVVFDFDGLIIDTESVWYEVYREMLEDRGVDLPIATFASYVGTDATALYDYLLQQFNNEFTKEELAQESLRRHQEKMKSLVAREGVAEYLAEAKELGLKIGLASSSYRDWVTAFLKELDLLHYFEVIQTRDDVEKVKPDPALYRNAIEKLGVDPSEALAFEDSSNGAKAAMAAGLRCVIVPNPLTKHLSFERYHLHIESMKEKSLKEVIQYLCIED